A DNA window from Drosophila virilis strain 15010-1051.87 chromosome 4, Dvir_AGI_RSII-ME, whole genome shotgun sequence contains the following coding sequences:
- the LOC138911243 gene encoding histone H2B: protein MPPKTSGKAAKKAGKAQKNITKNDKKKKRKRKESYAIYIYKVLKQVHPDTGISSKAMSIMNSFVNDIFERIAAEASRLAHYNKRSTITSREIQTAVRLLLPGELAKHAVSEGTKAVTKYTSSK from the coding sequence ATGCCGCCGAAAACAAGTGGGAAGGCAGCCAAAAAGGCTGGTAAGGCTCAGAAAAACATTACCAAGAatgacaagaagaagaagcgcaaGAGGAAGGAAAGCTACGCTATCTACATTTACAAAGTGCTCAAGCAGGTCCACCCTGACACCGGCATTTCGTCAAAGGCGATGAGCATAATGAACAGCTTTGTTAACGACATTTTCGAGCGTATTGCTGCCGAGGCCTCCCGTTTGGCTCACTACAACAAACGCTCGACTATTACCAGTCGGGAAATCCAAACCGCAGTACGTCTTTTGCTGCCCGGTGAATTGGCCAAGCACGCTGTCAGTGAGGGAACAAAAGCAGTTACAAAGTACACCAGCTCCAAGTAA
- the LOC6627870 gene encoding histone H2A gives MSGRGKGGKVKGKAKSRSNRAGLQFPVGRIHRLLRKGNYAERVGAGAPVYLAAVMEYLAAEVLELAGNAARDNKKTRIIPRHLQLAIRNDEELNKLLSGVTIAQGGVLPNIQAVLLPKKTEKKA, from the coding sequence atgtctgGTCGCGGTAAAGGTGGAAAAGTGAAGGGAAAGGCAAAGTCGCGTTCTAACCGCGCTGGTCTTCAGTTTCCCGTTGGTCGTATTCACCGCCTCCTTCGTAAGGGCAACTATGCTGAACGTGTTGGTGCCGGTGCTCCTGTCTACTTGGCTGCCGTTATGGAATATTTGGCCGCTGAAGTTTTGGAGTTGGCTGGCAATGCTGCACGCGACAACAAGAAAACCAGAATTATCCCTCGCCATTTGCAATTGGCCATCCGTAACGATGAGGAGTTAAATAAACTGCTTTCGGGCGTCACCATTGCCCAGGGTGGTGTTTTGCCCAACATCCAAGCAGTTCTGTTACCCAAGAAGACCGAAAAGAAGGCATAA
- the LOC6627869 gene encoding histone H4 has product MTGRGKGGKGLGKGGAKRHRKVLRDNIQGITKPAIRRLARRGGVKRISGLIYEETRGVLKVFLENVIRDAVTYTEHAKRKTVTAMDVVYALKRQGRTLYGFGG; this is encoded by the coding sequence ATGACTGGTCGTGGTAAAGGTGGCAAAGGCTTGGGTAAAGGAGGCGCAAAACGTCATCGCAAAGTGTTGCGTGATAATATCCAGGGCATCACGAAACCAGCTATCCGGCGTTTAGCTCGTCGTGGTGGCGTAAAACGTATTTCTGGTCTTATTTATGAGGAAACTCGCGGTGTTCTAAAGGTTTTCTTGGAGAATGTCATCCGTGATGCGGTCACATACACCGAGCACGCCAAGAGGAAGACAGTCACAGCCATGGATGTTGTTTATGCGCTGAAAAGACAAGGCCGTACCCTGTATGGTTTTGGCGgttaa
- the LOC138911267 gene encoding histone H3, with protein MARTKQTARKSTGGKAPRKQLATKAARKSAPATGGVKKPHRYRPGTVALREIRRYQKSTELLIRKLPFQRLVREIAQDFKTDLRFQSSAVMALQEASEAYLVGLFEDTNLCAIHAKRVTIMPKDIQLARRIRGERA; from the coding sequence ATGGCTCGTACTAAGCAAACTGCTCGTAAATCAACTGGAGGAAAGGCTCCTCGGAAACAGTTGGCTACTAAGGCAGCACGTAAAAGTGCTCCAGCAACTGGTGGTGTGAAGAAACCTCATCGCTATAGGCCAGGCACTGTTGCCCTGCGTGAAATTCGTCGCTACCAGAAGAGCACGGAACTGCTTATTCGCAAGTTGCCGTTCCAGCGTTTAGTACGCGAAATTGCTCAGGACTTCAAGACCGACTTACGTTTCCAGAGCTCGGCTGTGATGGCTTTGCAGGAAGCTAGCGAAGCCTATCTAGTTGGCCTATTCGAAGATACAAACTTGTGTGCTATCCACGCTAAGCGTGTCACCATCATGCCCAAGGACATTCAACTGGCCAGACGTATTCGAGGAGAGCGCGCTTAA
- the LOC6627867 gene encoding histone H1.2 translates to MSDSAVATSASPVIAQAASGEKKVATKKAAAATPKSKKSTAPPSHPPTQQMVDASIKNLKERGGSSLLAIKKYIGATYKCDAQKLAPFIKKYLKNAVANGKLIQTKGKGASGSFKLSASAKKDPKPKASAVEKKTKKVNASAAAATKKKSSTSTTKKAAGAADKKLSKSAPTKKSVEKKKADKAKAKDAKKTGTIKAKPTTAKAKSSATKPKTPKPKTTSAKPKKVVSATTPKKTAVKKPKAKTASATKK, encoded by the coding sequence ATGTCTGATTCCGCAGTTGCAACGTCCGCATCTCCTGTGATTGCCCAAGCAGCCTCAGGCGAGAAAAAGGTGGCTACTAAAAAGGCAGCAGCCGCCACACCAAAGTCAAAGAAGTCAACAGCTCCCCCATCGCACCCACCAACTCAGCAAATGGTAGATGCAtcgattaaaaatttaaaggaACGTGGTGGCTCATCCCTtctggcaattaaaaaatatatcggTGCTACATACAAGTGCGATGCCCAGAAGCTAGCCCCGTTCATTAAGAAGTACCTAAAGAATGCGGTTGCGAATGGAAAGCTGATCCAAACAAAGGGCAAGGGTGCCTCCGGTTCGTTTAAACTATCTGCATCCGCTAAAAAGGATCCCAAGCCAAAGGCCTCCGCTGTCGAGAAGAAAACTAAGAAGGTGAATGCttcggcggcagcagcaactaaaaaGAAGAGTAGTACGTCTACCACGAAGAAAGCAGCGGGTGCCGCTGATAAAAAGCTATCAAAATCCGCACCAACCAAGAAGAGTGTTGAGAAAAAGAAGGCGGACAAAGCAAAGGCTAAGGATGCGaagaaaacaggaaccataaaGGCCAAGCCCACAACAGCAAAGGCTAAGTCAAGCGCAACAAAGCCAAAGACCCCAAAGCCTAAGACCACAAGTGCTAAACCGAAAAAAGTCGTGTCGGCTACGACCCCCAAGAAAACTGCTGTCAAGAAGCCAAAAGCGAAGACTGCATCTGCAACGaagaaataa
- the Hyls1 gene encoding uncharacterized protein Hyls1 — MGDREKENVPQQIDKDKTKQQASDDDKERLNSGKAATDNNLKLATLFREKLLLDESKEPSNSSNCARRSRSKTRNGPSRIEACPNQDTRIPRQSKLRKSRPRSNSRLSAQVCNQAKHKRSDPVALYQYYQNEWSHFRDQIPGENSHTDLRWEIRHKLIPK; from the exons ATGGGCGACAGGGAAAAAGAGAATGTACCTCAACAGATTGATAAAGACAAAACTAAGCAGCAAGCCTCGGATGATGACAAGGAACGCCTCAACAGTGGAAAAGCCGCAACGGACAACAATTTGAAGCTGGCAACCTTGTTTCGGGAAAAACTTTTGTTAGACGAATCAAAAGAGCCGTCCAATTCCAGCAACTGTGcacgtcgcagtcgcagcaaaACAAGGAATGGACCATCCAGAATCGAGGCTTGTCCCAACCAGGACACACGGATCCCACGTCAGTCTAAATTGCGTAAATCTCGACCGCGCAGTAATAGCCGTCTTTCAGCACAGG TTTGCAATCAGGCTAAGCACAAGCGAAGCGATCCTGTGGCCTTGTACCAGTACTATCAGAACGAATGGAGCCATTTCCGTGACCAAATTCCAGGCGAAAACTCCCATACAGACCTACGCTGGGAAATACGTCACAAGCTTATTCCCAAGTAA
- the chif gene encoding protein chiffon — protein MQPQSDKQSASKSNLATARANTQQQPQPELQQHPHQRSKVKVIKSKRPLCHFKFYLDICDHQLAKRIEADIKALGGTLEFFLNDSITHFITDKEKGSSLAITDARKNTRSQLGANLAQPALNSPQTPNTPITTVHDNGIGLQRRTRQTRADAILSRVRAVQLSTSIQTELPQQNQQNYRCNTPSSSRLSLATYTIWQTEYALRFFQRIQTELRQYLKASGTLGGTQTGGSANIHLKGHFIKIESIKRNHRPYYHLLKQPEEWPKIDLSSEDSAFRLQTKAYVQSMTRKSPGSRTSQRQQDKDLHHPQAVPLQHAVVQALKKPLVSVHTPDSPRSHCRELKESSDKQCGVCEICKIEYDTLTTHLQSKEHELFAKNVHNFVALDTLIQVSASVNGFLKREQQKHRKYLRKESEQADAEINSDMEVDELLSNNSIASATKSPNQSDSNAAQQSISSGSNNNNKQRPSPALREKSKRITKGKHSSEKFRATANTSPNQQTPSPVKKIATPCSLTELQRVEETANNAATAAATPSNPTRRKTQNSVLSPPIRAMLPPSSLYKVVEASDALATSPRIRRGATNVSGNVMDSPSLIVKFQKVRQSELQRLNGEAENFMFPRTTTRSSSELPTDVDRQTTSDARGHHGISSPSLDSTSEVEVVPSLTTTTTPVKLQNRATAVGRRRKGTAAAPPSQMQTALAQLQRQLSTGSSSSNGGGGQQQRFPNAPIQPEMQPQLLSQRQATATRKSSRMATAIVTAATTSSQLQLRRRTESTLNVRRGGNLEDRVGEQPAKKDDIRQESDEPEDEESNDESSSSGSDEDYIAKGKLRLSLPTLNRFDTREERAARRLSRLTININRSPGEKHQLSESPSAEKKSPARRCSRSQKPTLAKAKQCKQQVTPPAATKKTLTTELIFDCRKSERLQKLRYAFEKSPDADLWHRVFQRQDAGEEQYYSYYGSTRYCKLPYELGPIPMDCTSSHNCTLCRGQEAQREIDLKPQSSIKMERQRDMETEQIAAQSDSNQTAATTTSTTTSSMYRHKKMHLLQRYQQEQQQQQQQQQQQHTLNTTILPAKCDSKASTPELLEREFAALSENTQVVELVRATSTQSNSSSSCSNSQNSGATCRNKQLARIAELPPRKSPREHASTLALVSCIIRQRQDSQSKTNSEVDEPSAAPPANLITPMLKMPLKQEPVASVTTVASTLTSHNTRSQAATPVEELRFATEISETVKRMRRGQNKYDTLPPTPSSAPAQIPTPARCRRPTAAAAAAAASYSSRLQFPEREITTSVMLSKRKRRQLAATPAMRLPQQQPPGMAQVAGVRKLPSKKGQLEYEMEANALKTLNANIEYVNPLLISWQIDKYLELTGREYDLSAEEQLPLLQPTARYCEDVNFPTDVHTPPPTDFCFTSEFDLCDLLAASAGSEDDEEMSAARSGCRRNSRMNLYCSYQRKRKCLKSNRTGWPRAQRRRATVITNSRVQPSERVSFRKLNIRESHEVQKLQDLKQEPLETEEEQTTTTTTTTTDKEISKEQDDDNYDDGSGGSGSNGRTADNELHAREVTAMTPPTTDVEEQVRCRDLSGDEAAASADNESQAEDDDDETMADSVDQLRDGKVEIEATDADVEEDDGEDDYDDAFEDSYGGELTKHEQLTVQNFAQSFADEPPEKRIRIISESPAKSLDENHSQKKTLLALQTSNGCCLTVTSTPNTQQSRQQQQQQQRRTPQLNGSLGSCISPSEKLGDNSDVFTVSSDGLETDMDLSNTQAGDSLEHCSHQRLQQTTPKRKFDISKYAPPNNAMAASSCAAEAATAAVKSLAISQFLKKETCAGLLSMKNVWRRTRRRTISAAFINATP, from the exons ATGCAACCACAGTCGGATAAGCAAAGTGCTAGCAAAAGCAATCTcgcaacagcaagagcaaaTACTCAGCAGCAGCCCCAGCCAGAGCTTCAGCAACATCCTCATCAGCGCTCCAAAGTAAAGGTCATCAAGAGCAAGCGTCCACTCTGCCactttaagttttatttggATATTTGCGATCATCAGCTAGCCAAGCGCATTGAGGCGGACATCAAGGCGCTTGGGGGCACCCTTGAATTCTTTCTCAACGACAGTATTACCCATTTCATTACCGATAAGGAAAAAGGCTCGTCGCTTGCAATTACTGATGCTCGCAAGAACACCCGCAGTCAGCTGGGAGCCAATTTAGCACAACCCGCACTTAACTCACCTCAAACGCCGAATACTCCAATCACAACAGTCCATGATAATGGCATTGGCCTACAGCGCAGGACTCGGCAAACTCGTGCCGATGCCATTCTGAGTCGTGTGCGTGCTGTACAGCTGAGCACATCAATCCAAACTGAGCTGCCACAACAGAACCAGCAAAATTATCGCTGCAATACACCAAGTAGCAGCAGGCTTTCACTTGCAACGTACACCATCTGGCAGACAGAATACGCCCTACGCTTCTTTCAGCGTATTCAGACCGAGCTACGTCAGTATTTGAAAGCATCTGGCACCTTAGGTGGAACACAGACAGGTGGATCGGCTAATATTCACCTAAAGGGTCATTTTATCAAGATCGAGTCAATCAAACGAAATCACCGACCATACTATCACCTACTTAAACAGCCCGAGGAGTGGCCTAAAATTGATTTGAGCAGCGAAGACAGTGCCTTTCGTTTACAGACCAAGGCCTATGTTCAAAGTATGACACGTAAGTCTCCAGGCTCACGGACTTCGCAACGTCAACAGGATAAAGATCTGCATCACCCACAGGCGGTGCCTTTGCAACACGCTGTTGTTCAAGCGCTCAAAAAGCCACTAGTTTCTGTGCATACGCCAGACAGTCCCCGATCACATTGTCGAGAGTTAAAGGAATCCAGCGACAAGCAGTGCGGTGTGTGCGAGATTTGCAAGATCGAATACGACACGTTAACTACACATTTACAAAGTAAGGAGCACGAACTATTTGCCAAAAACGTACACAACTTTGTGGCCCTCGATACGCTTATCCAAGTGTCGGCGAGTGTAAACGGCTTTCTTAAAAGAGAACAGCAGAAACATCGTAAATATTTAAGGAAGGAATCGGAACAAGCTGACGCAGAGATAAACAGCGATATGGAAGTTGATGAGCTGCTCAGCAATAACTCTATTGCCTCTGCCACAAAATCACCTAATCAATCCGATTCCAATGCAGCTCAACAAAGTATTAGCAGTggcagcaataataataacaagcaACGACCGTCTCCAGCGTTACGTGAGAAATCGAAGCGCATAACTAAGGGCAAGCATTCCTCGGAAAAGTTCAGAGCTACGGCAAATACGTCACCCAACCAGCAGACCCCTTCACCCGTTAAGAAAATTGCGACACCCTGTAGCCTTACAGAGTTGCAGCGCGTGGAGGAGACGGCCAACAatgctgcaacagctgctgccactCCCTCTAACCCGACGCGTCGTAAGACGCAGAATTCGGTTTTGTCGCCGCCAATTCGCGCAATGCTGCCGCCATCATCCCTCTACAAGGTGGTCGAAGCTAGCGATGCTCTAGCCACGTCACCTCGTATTAGGCGCGGAGCTACTAATGTCTCTGGCAACGTAATGGACTCGCCCTCGTTAATTGTTAAATTCCAGAAAGTGCGTCAATCTGAGCTGCAGCGGCTCAACGGTGAGGCCGAAAATTTCATGTTCCCCAGAACGACAACTCGCAGCAGTAGCGAGCTGCCTACAGATGTCGATCGGCAAACGACCTCAGATGCGCGGGGTCACCACGGTATTTCCTCGCCCAGTTTGGACAGTACCAGCGAAGTGGAGGTGGTGCCAAGTTTAACTACAACAACCACACCTGTCAAGCTGCAAAATCGTGCCACGGCCGTGGGCAGACGACGCAAAGGCACGGCAGCAGCCCCACCGTCACAGATGCAGACTGCGCttgcgcagctgcagcgccagctGTCAAcgggtagcagcagcagcaatggcggGGGTGGCCAACAACAGCGCTTTCCGAACGCCCCCATCCAGCCAGAGATGCAACCGCAACTGCTAAGCCAGCGACAGGCTACGGCCACACGTAAGAGTAGCCGCATGGCGACTGCTATTGTGACAGCGGCTACGACCAGCAGTCAACTGCAGTTACGCCGACGAACAGAGTCGACGCTCAACGTGAGGCGCGGTGGCAACTTGGAGGATCGGGTGGGGGAGCAACCGGCGAAGAAGGACGATATCCGTCAGGAATCAGATGAACCAGAGGACGAGGAATCAAACGATGAGTCAAGCTCTTCTGGCAGTGATGAGGACTATATAGCTAAAGGAAAGTTGCGCTTATCCCTGCCAACACTAAATCGATTTGATACTCGTGAGGAACGCGCTGCGAGACGCTTATCGCGGTTGACAATCAACATTAATCGAAGCCCTGGAGAAAAACATCAGCTCTCTGAGTCGCCGTCAGCAGAGAAAAAGTCACCTGCGCGACGATGCAGCAGGAGCCAAAAGCCTACGCTAGCCAAAGCGAAGCAGTGTAAACAGCAGGTGACGCCACCGGCAGCGACAAAAAAAACGTTGACAACGGAACTTATCTTTGATTGTAGAAAGAGTGAACGATTGCAGAAGCTGCGCTACGCATTTGAGAAGTCACCGGACGCTGATTTATGGCATCGTGTTTTTCAGCGACAGGATGCTGGCGAGGAGCAGTACTACAGTTACTATGGATCCACGCGCTACTGTAAGCTACCCTACGAACTGGGTCCCATACCCATGGACTGCACAAGTTCACACAACTGCACTCTGTGCCGGGGTCAGGAGGCACAGCGTGAAATAGACCTAAAGCCGCAATCGTCCATTAAGATGGAGCGGCAACGAGATATGGAAACGGAACAAATTGCCGCACAGTCTGACAGCAATCAAACCGCCGCAACCACTACATCTACAACGACGTCATCCATGTACAGGCATAAGAAAATGCACCTGCTGCAGCGCTATcagcaggaacaacaacaacaacagcagcagcagcagcagcaacatacaTTGAATACTACTATACTGCCAGCAAAATGTGATAGCAAGGCCAGCACACCAGAGCTGCTGGAGCGCGAGTTTGCAGCGCTCAGTGAAAATACACAGGTAGTGGAGCTGGTACGTGCCACAAGCACACAGAGCAACTCGagtagcagctgcagcaataGTCAAAATAGCGGTGCAACGTGCCGCAACAAGCAGTTGGCGAGAATTGCTGAGCTGCCGCCACGTAAATCGCCAAGGGAGCATGCATCCACATTGGCCTTGGTAAGTTGTATTATACGTCAGCGACAGGATTCACAGAGCAAGACAAACTCGGAGGTAGACGAACCGTCGGCGGCACCACCTGCGAATTTAATTACGCCCATGCTGAAGATGCCATTGAAGCAGGAGCCAGTTGCGTCAGTTACGACAGTTGCGTCGACTTTAACTTCTCACAACACGCGTTCACAAGCTGCCACGCCAGTGGAGGAACTGCGCTTCGCCACCGAAATAAGCGAGACTGTAAAACGTATGCGACGTGGACAAAACAAGTATGATACTTTGCCACCTACTCCATCATCAGCGCCAGCACAAATACCCACGCCAGCAAGATGCCGCCggccgacagcagcagcagcggcagctgctgccagctatTCTAGTCGACTTCAGTTTCCCGAAAGAGAGATAACCACAAGCGTCATGTTGAGCAAGCGTAAGCGCCGCCAGTTGGCGGCAACGCCTGCTATGCGCCTGCCTCAACAGCAGCCGCCGGGAATGGCCCAAGTAGCTGGCGTTCGTAAGCTTCCTAGTAAGAAGGGGCAACTGGAATATGAAATGGAGGCAAATGCTCTGAAGACATTGAATGCGAATATCGAATATGTCAATCCACTGCTAATCTCCTGGCAAATTGATAAATATCTGGAACTGACCGGCCGGGAATATGATCTTAGTGCGGAGGAACAACTGCCGCTCTTACAGCCAACTGCGCGATACTGTGAGGATGTTAATTTTCCTACCGATGTGCACACGCCCCCACCTACAGATTTCTGTTTTACCAGTGAGTTTGATCTGTGCGATTTGTTGGCTGCAAGTGCCGGAAGTGAAGATGACGAAGAAATGTCTGCTGCGCGTTCTGGTTGCCGGAGAAACAGTAGAATGAATTTGTATTGTAGTTACCAGCGTAAACGAAAATGCCTCAAATCGAATCGCACGGGTTGGCCCAGAGCTCAACGGCGTAGAGCGACGGTAATAACAAATTCGAGAGTGCAACCCAGCGAACGAGTCAGTTTCCGTAAATTGAATATAAGGGAGTCCCATGAAGTGCAAAAGCTTCAggatttaaaacaggaaccttTAGAAACTGAGGAAGAGCAGACGACAACGACCACAACCACAACGACCGATAAAGAGATCAGTAAGGAACAAGACGATGATAATTACGACGACGGCAGTGGTGGGTCGGGAAGTAATGGAAGGACCGCTGATAATGAACTCCATGCTCGCGAAGTTACTGCAATGACCCCTCCGACCACAGATGTGGAGGAACAAGTGCGATGTAGGGACCTATCGGGCGATGAGGCTGCAGCGAGTGCGGACAATGAAAGTCAAGccgaagatgatgatgatgaaacAATGGCTGATTCAGTTGATCAGCTACGTGATGGTAAAGTCGAAATAGAAGCAACCGATGCGGATGTCGAAGAAGATGATGGTGAAGATGACTATGACGATGCGTTTGAAGACTCTTACGGTGGCGAGCTCACAAAACATGAACAGCTTACAGTGCAAAATTTCGCTCAGTCATTCGCTGATGAACCGCCTGAGAAACGTATTCGGATAATCTCCGAGTCACCCGCCAAAAGTTTAGATGAGAACCATTCGCAAAAAAAGACTTTGCTCGCACTACAGACCTCTAACGGATGTTGCCTGACTGTCACCTCCACTCCAAACACGCAGCAATctcgtcaacagcagcagcaacagcaacgccgCACGCCACAGCTGAACGGTAGTCTGGGCAGCTGCATTTCCCCAAGCGAAAAGCTGGGCGATAATTCTGATGTGTTTACCGTATCATCCGACGGTCTGGAAACCGACATGGACTTAAGCAACACTCAAGCCGGTGACTCACTAGAACATTGCTCCCATCAGCGTTTGCAGCAGACAACGCCCAAACGCAAGTTTGACATCTCTAAGTATGCGCCTCCCAACAACGCCATGGCCGCCAGCAGCTGTGCCGCCGAGGCGGCTACTGCTGCGGTCAAATCGCTTGCCATATCGCAGTTTCTAAAAAAGGAG ACTTGCGCAGGCTTATTAAGTATGAAGAACGTTTGGCGACGAACTCGAAGGAGGACTATTTCAGCAGCCTTCATAAACGCGACACCATAA